Proteins encoded by one window of Bacillaceae bacterium S4-13-56:
- a CDS encoding cytochrome c biogenesis protein CcdC: protein MSLWVIASTVVAAMMASLMIFVRMRAAKKPSSRKKIILPPLFMSTGALMFLHPYFRVTFFEVLEALVVGIIFSSVLIWGSRFEIKGKDIYLKPSKAFVFILVFLLLLRIVLKLIVGQTISPGETSGMFFLLAFGMIVTWRLAMLFQFIKLEKKLKEQQQ from the coding sequence TTGAGTTTATGGGTTATTGCAAGTACTGTGGTAGCTGCAATGATGGCTTCCTTAATGATTTTTGTTCGGATGCGGGCTGCTAAAAAACCTTCTTCCAGAAAGAAAATTATTTTGCCCCCTTTATTTATGAGTACGGGTGCCTTAATGTTTTTACATCCTTATTTTCGGGTGACTTTTTTTGAGGTGCTAGAAGCATTGGTGGTAGGCATCATCTTTTCATCTGTATTAATTTGGGGCTCGCGCTTCGAAATAAAAGGGAAAGATATTTATTTAAAACCTTCAAAGGCGTTTGTTTTCATACTCGTTTTTTTGTTATTGTTACGTATTGTATTGAAGCTTATCGTTGGGCAAACGATATCTCCTGGAGAAACAAGTGGAATGTTTTTCCTTCTAGCTTTTGGCATGATTGTTACATGGCGACTTGCCATGCTATTTCAATTTATAAAGTTAGAAAAAAAATTAAAGGAACAACAACAATAA
- a CDS encoding response regulator produces MARILIVDDAKFMRFTLENILQKDNHEIVGEAENGQEAISKYKELSPDLVTMDITMPGINGLEAIKQILMVNPDAKIIMCSAVGQQKTVMEAIELGAKDFVVKPFDESSVLDAIRRVLR; encoded by the coding sequence ATGGCAAGAATTTTAATCGTAGACGATGCAAAGTTTATGAGGTTTACATTAGAAAACATATTACAAAAAGATAATCACGAGATTGTCGGAGAAGCTGAAAATGGACAGGAAGCTATTAGCAAATATAAAGAATTAAGTCCTGATCTTGTTACCATGGATATAACCATGCCTGGAATAAACGGATTGGAAGCGATAAAACAAATTTTAATGGTAAACCCCGATGCTAAAATCATTATGTGTTCAGCTGTAGGCCAACAAAAGACAGTGATGGAAGCAATTGAATTAGGAGCAAAGGATTTTGTTGTCAAACCTTTTGATGAATCAAGTGTTTTAGATGCAATACGTCGTGTTTTACGTTAA
- a CDS encoding Na(+)/H(+) antiporter subunit B, whose translation MARTNDLILKTTTSIIAFILLGFSIYLFSAGHNAPGGGFIGGLMTSAAILLMYMAYGFESMKKIIRFDYKNFILAGLLIAVLTGFGSFLFNQPFLSHTFEYFYFPFFGKKELATAVLFDLGVYLTVIGVTMTIILSIATDD comes from the coding sequence ATGGCTAGAACCAATGACTTAATTCTAAAAACAACAACATCAATTATAGCTTTTATTCTTTTAGGATTCTCGATTTACCTATTTTCAGCTGGTCATAACGCTCCGGGAGGGGGCTTTATTGGAGGATTGATGACCTCAGCGGCCATACTTTTAATGTATATGGCCTATGGATTTGAGTCTATGAAAAAGATTATTCGTTTTGATTATAAAAATTTTATTCTAGCTGGTTTACTAATTGCGGTACTCACTGGTTTTGGCTCTTTTTTATTTAACCAACCATTTTTGAGCCATACATTTGAATACTTTTATTTTCCTTTCTTTGGAAAGAAAGAGTTAGCGACGGCTGTTTTATTTGACTTAGGTGTCTATTTAACTGTAATAGGGGTCACAATGACCATTATACTTTCCATAGCGACGGATGATTAA